One region of Eupeodes corollae chromosome 1, idEupCoro1.1, whole genome shotgun sequence genomic DNA includes:
- the LOC129944281 gene encoding uncharacterized protein LOC129944281 has translation MMQRLWELGCDWDEPIPTALEKDWSAFLRELPIIERLRIPRWTHMSKTNKAIELHGFCDASMKAYGAAVYIRVLDSDDNIHVHLLLSKTKVAPSQRTITLPRLELCGTVVLAQLMQYTKDVLAIPDVKMYAWTDSTIALAWIRATPAKWTTFVSNRVSEIQRLVGIDCWGHVATLHNPADLASRGVFPSELELLEVWWTGPEYLRLYWDFEVPHQPIEIDTEEEKRTVNVLTIQVDYNDCFLQAIYNCSSLLKVVRVIAYCYRFTIKCQPKLGPIKGPLSPRELEAALLIVVKTAQKDMFKNEIQQILENKIPKTLRSLNAFIDVNGILRVGGRLENSLLSYDAQHHFTTLVVRDAHKNTLHGGIQQMIMYIRQKYWIGQIRRSVCIDVLLASGKRHPKCNN, from the coding sequence ATGATGCAGCGATTGTGGGAGCTCGGTTGTGACTGGGACGAACCGATTCCAACAGCCTTGGAAAAAGATTGGAGTGCTTTTCTACGAGAACTTCCAATCATCGAAAGACTTCGCATCCCGCGGTGGACCCACATGAGCAAGACCAACAAGGCAATCGAATTGCACGGGTTTTGCGACGCTTCGATGAAAGCTTATGGTGCAGCAGTCTACATCCGTGTTCTGGACAGCGATGACAACATCCATGTACATTTGCTTTTGTCAAAGACGAAAGTAGCACCAAGTCAACGAACTATCACTCTTCCACGTCTTGAACTGTGTGGTACTGTTGTATTAGCCCAGTTGATGCAATACACAAAGGACGTTTTGGCCATTCCCGATGTAAAAATGTATGCTTGGACGGACTCTACAATTGCACTTGCCTGGATACGCGCCACTCCCGCCAAATGGACCACATTTGTTTCCAACCGTGTGTCGGAAATCCAGCGATTAGTGGGGATCGATTGCTGGGGACATGTCGCAACACTTCATAACCCAGCCGATCTGGCGTCCAGGGGTGTGTTTCCATCTGAATTGGAGTTATTAGAAGTTTGGTGGACCGGTCCGGAATACTTACGGCTATATTGGGATTTCGAGGTCCCGCATCAACCAATTGAAATCGACACCGAAGAAGAGAAGCGCACTGTAAACGTACTTACCATACAGGTAGACTACAACGACTGTTTCTTGCAAGCGATTTACAACTGTTCGAGTCTACTCAAAGTTGTACGAGTCATCGCTTACTGTTATCGCTTTACCATAAAATGTCAACCGAAGTTGGGGCCTATTAAAGGTCCACTAAGTCCCAGAGAATTAGAAGCAGCGCTACTGATCGTCGTCAAAACAGCACAAAAGGATATGTTCAAGAACGAGattcaacaaattttagaaaacaagaTTCCCAAAACCTTACGATCGTTAAACGCATTCATCGATGTTAATGGGATCTTACGTGTAGGGGGACGTTTGGAGAACTCCCTCCTTTCTTATGATGCTCAACATCATTTTACAACCTTAGTTGTCAGAGATGCCCACAAGAACACTCTTCATGGGGGCATCCAACAAATGATAATGTACATTCGTCAAAAATACTGGATTGGACAAATAAGAAGAAGTGTCTGCATAGATGTTCTTCTTGCTTCCGGCAAAAGGCATCCGAAATGCAACAACTAA